The Agarilytica rhodophyticola genome has a window encoding:
- the ampE gene encoding regulatory signaling modulator protein AmpE produces the protein MDLFIVVLAILFLQVWGADNPFHKDEWVKRWVEYLDNSFSPGASLLFFLAVGLPILAASLVMYTIATVSYWPLLPISVFILLYSFGRGEFTNIVTEYTQACFDEDWDSALERAGKLDVDLTGLAPNDWDTLHQHVLDEAAYRGFERMFAVLFWFFIFGPLGALLYRLVFLFNHGANGENKSAKKWLWVLEWPAVRVLGLSFAMTGNFVGCIRRWHDSLFCVTRPTHMTIGQSVLGALSIEDDLDQTCEVTRKELSLLDKLYLRTLWFWLGAIAVFILVS, from the coding sequence GTGGATCTTTTTATTGTTGTACTCGCTATTTTGTTTCTTCAAGTTTGGGGAGCAGATAATCCATTTCACAAAGATGAATGGGTAAAACGATGGGTTGAGTATCTCGATAATAGCTTTTCACCTGGGGCCAGCCTTTTATTTTTTCTTGCGGTAGGCTTGCCAATTTTGGCTGCATCCCTGGTCATGTATACCATTGCTACAGTGTCTTACTGGCCATTGCTCCCAATAAGTGTATTTATTTTGCTCTATAGTTTTGGTCGCGGGGAATTTACCAACATTGTGACAGAGTATACCCAAGCATGCTTTGACGAGGATTGGGACTCTGCTCTTGAGCGCGCCGGTAAATTGGATGTGGATCTTACCGGATTGGCGCCGAACGATTGGGACACGCTCCATCAACATGTGCTGGACGAGGCGGCGTATCGTGGTTTTGAGCGGATGTTTGCTGTGCTATTTTGGTTTTTCATATTTGGCCCCTTAGGCGCTTTGCTCTATCGATTAGTGTTTCTTTTTAATCATGGCGCAAATGGCGAAAATAAGAGCGCAAAAAAATGGCTTTGGGTACTAGAGTGGCCCGCTGTTCGCGTGCTTGGTTTGTCATTTGCGATGACGGGGAATTTTGTTGGCTGTATTAGGCGTTGGCACGATAGCTTGTTTTGCGTCACGCGACCTACTCATATGACGATTGGGCAGTCTGTCCTAGGAGCTCTGTCAATCGAAGATGATCTGGATCAAACATGTGAAGTTACGCGCAAAGAGCTATCATTATTAGATAAACTGTATCTACGTACCCTTTGGTTCTGGCTTGGGGCGATAGCTGTTTTTATCTTAGTTAGCTAA
- a CDS encoding MGMT family protein encodes MSNSPQTAIYQVLRLIPAGKVVTYGEVAKLAGLGRAARFVGTTLRKLPKDSQLPWHRVVNSQGRISLPDHHPSRKKQQDLLAEEGVVFINGRIDLQKFLWTP; translated from the coding sequence ATGTCCAATAGCCCCCAAACAGCGATTTACCAAGTACTTCGACTTATTCCAGCCGGAAAAGTTGTCACTTATGGTGAGGTGGCAAAACTCGCAGGCTTAGGCAGAGCAGCACGTTTTGTTGGTACAACCTTAAGAAAGCTACCAAAAGATTCTCAACTTCCTTGGCACCGTGTTGTCAACAGTCAAGGACGGATATCGCTACCAGATCACCACCCTAGTAGAAAAAAACAGCAAGACTTACTAGCAGAAGAAGGGGTTGTCTTTATCAATGGTAGGATAGATTTGCAAAAATTTTTGTGGACACCGTAA
- a CDS encoding ParA family protein: MITIALYNLKGGVGKTTTSVNMAFLAAQAKRNTVLWDCDPQAAASWFLGADGQQKKAIKLFNKGAPIGSLEVKSPYSRLTLIPADLSLRNVEAEFEGKQRARKFFSKIVEPLSENTSILIFDCPPTLSPSTEYILASVDLVLVPIIPSPMSVRAATQVVDFFAKKKSAPEKIVGFFNMVDLRRKLHNETLSTAKKLPLQMLKTFIPMDSAAEAMSHRREPLVSYSSNGRAAHAYRRMWKEIIRIVNAQKRNK, encoded by the coding sequence ATGATAACGATAGCACTATATAATTTAAAAGGCGGGGTTGGCAAAACGACCACATCGGTTAATATGGCTTTCTTAGCGGCTCAGGCAAAAAGAAATACTGTGCTCTGGGATTGTGATCCGCAGGCCGCTGCAAGTTGGTTTTTAGGCGCTGACGGTCAACAAAAAAAAGCGATTAAGCTTTTCAATAAAGGTGCCCCTATTGGTTCTTTGGAAGTAAAGTCTCCTTATTCTCGCTTAACGTTAATCCCTGCCGATTTGAGTCTGCGCAATGTCGAGGCTGAATTCGAAGGTAAACAGCGCGCACGAAAGTTTTTTAGTAAGATTGTTGAGCCTTTAAGTGAGAATACATCTATTCTCATATTCGATTGTCCACCGACTCTTTCTCCTTCTACAGAGTATATTTTGGCAAGCGTAGACTTGGTTTTAGTACCAATTATTCCTAGCCCAATGTCGGTAAGGGCTGCTACTCAAGTGGTGGATTTTTTTGCTAAAAAGAAGTCAGCACCGGAAAAAATTGTTGGCTTTTTCAATATGGTGGATCTTCGACGCAAGCTGCATAACGAAACCCTGTCCACTGCTAAGAAACTTCCGTTGCAAATGTTAAAGACTTTTATCCCAATGGATTCCGCCGCTGAAGCCATGTCTCATCGACGTGAGCCATTGGTGAGTTATTCTAGCAATGGTCGAGCAGCTCATGCCTATCGACGTATGTGGAAAGAAATTATTCGTATTGTTAATGCACAAAAGAGAAATAAATAA
- a CDS encoding AmpG family muropeptide MFS transporter has protein sequence MIAGKSFLRQLQIYFDRRVVSIFILGIAQGLPWVMIGTMLTLWLKESGISRADIGYAALIFSVYAINFLWSPIVDVVSPPFLSRFGQRQSWIFLCQLVIAFTCFFISVIDPTTNAIDLVLLCLLIASVSATQDIAIDAYRVDSFEQHETNKVSAAAGMITAGWWTGYAGIGAIPLFLSDKGWQWPDLYMLLGGMTVLLCIASAILPTPKYHSDKTKHLALNTYLSMASTAGRWTKALLFLSVLLPISLIIWSLNGSPGLSADLRQSSLFVPSIAVGVFFFVIIFAIVLSRLTSTSNSHLSSKTATLYDISLAWILVAVVAPLREFFSRNGVKLSIALLLFVLLFKLGEAFLGRMSILFYKEVGFTNSQIATYSKILSWWLTVVFALVGGLINARLGLLKGLLISGIAMASTNLLFALIAVVGPEEDLYALAVILDGFTAGWSTVAFVSFISLLCNHAFSATQYALLASLGNLGRTSLSSFSGQIVDWLDGNWALFFILTTIMIIPSLIILIRLRHYIGHLVKSSETAYKELSNK, from the coding sequence ATGATAGCGGGCAAAAGCTTTTTAAGGCAGTTACAGATTTATTTCGATCGCCGTGTCGTGAGCATTTTTATATTGGGTATTGCTCAGGGGCTGCCCTGGGTTATGATCGGCACTATGTTGACACTGTGGCTAAAAGAATCTGGCATTAGCCGTGCAGATATCGGCTATGCAGCTTTGATTTTTAGTGTTTATGCAATCAATTTTCTATGGTCGCCTATTGTAGACGTGGTTTCGCCACCATTCCTTTCCCGCTTTGGTCAGCGGCAAAGCTGGATTTTTTTATGCCAGCTGGTCATTGCGTTCACTTGTTTTTTTATTTCAGTTATCGATCCAACTACGAATGCCATTGATCTAGTGCTGCTTTGTTTACTTATCGCCAGTGTTTCTGCAACTCAAGACATTGCCATTGATGCATACCGCGTGGACAGCTTTGAACAACACGAAACAAATAAGGTATCTGCTGCGGCAGGCATGATTACTGCCGGCTGGTGGACAGGCTATGCAGGCATTGGTGCGATCCCTTTATTTTTATCCGATAAAGGTTGGCAATGGCCAGATTTATATATGCTTTTAGGCGGTATGACTGTTTTACTATGTATCGCCAGTGCGATATTACCAACACCAAAATACCACAGCGACAAAACCAAGCACTTAGCTTTAAATACCTACTTATCAATGGCAAGCACTGCAGGCCGCTGGACTAAAGCACTGCTTTTTCTTTCTGTTTTACTTCCTATCAGTCTAATTATTTGGAGCTTGAATGGTAGCCCTGGGCTCAGCGCAGATCTGCGCCAAAGTTCACTTTTTGTTCCAAGTATTGCAGTGGGTGTCTTCTTCTTCGTCATCATTTTTGCAATCGTACTTTCGCGTTTAACAAGTACTTCTAATAGCCACTTAAGCAGTAAAACAGCTACTTTATATGACATCAGCCTAGCCTGGATACTTGTGGCTGTGGTGGCTCCCCTACGGGAATTCTTTTCTCGCAACGGCGTAAAGTTATCCATCGCTTTATTACTATTTGTCCTGCTTTTTAAATTGGGAGAGGCATTTTTAGGAAGAATGTCCATTTTATTTTATAAGGAAGTGGGATTCACAAACTCTCAAATCGCCACTTATTCTAAAATTTTGAGCTGGTGGTTAACCGTCGTTTTCGCCCTAGTAGGCGGATTAATCAATGCGAGGCTAGGACTTTTAAAAGGATTACTTATTAGCGGTATTGCGATGGCAAGCACGAATTTGCTGTTTGCACTTATTGCTGTGGTGGGACCAGAAGAAGATCTCTATGCACTTGCCGTGATATTAGATGGTTTTACTGCAGGATGGTCGACGGTAGCTTTCGTATCATTTATTTCTTTACTTTGTAATCATGCATTTTCTGCAACACAATATGCGCTTCTAGCATCTCTTGGTAACTTAGGTAGAACTAGCTTATCGAGTTTCAGTGGGCAAATTGTAGATTGGCTAGACGGTAATTGGGCATTATTTTTTATCCTAACAACGATAATGATTATACCAAGCCTTATTATATTAATCCGACTAAGACATTATATAGGACATCTTGTGAAGTCTTCAGAGACTGCATATAAAGAGCTATCAAATAAATAG